A single genomic interval of Spirosoma linguale DSM 74 harbors:
- a CDS encoding molybdenum ABC transporter, periplasmic molybdate-binding protein (TIGRFAM: molybdenum ABC transporter, periplasmic molybdate-binding protein~PFAM: extracellular solute-binding protein family 1~KEGG: lhk:LHK_02457 ModA), producing MKKLILCLLLCPVTLLAQSLRVAVAANAQFVMEQLKTAYKKKTGIELETIVNSSGKLTTQIQQGAPYDVFLSADMQYPETLHKAGLTVDAPVVYAYGSLVLWTTSELPIKADLKALTDASVRHVAIANPSTAPYGEAAIAYLTHKKLLDKVKPKLVYGESIAQVNQYVLSGAAEVGFTAKSVVLDPSLNKKGHWVDLPQTGYSPIAQGVVILKRTSQEKAARQFVAFLRSPDARRILQQFGYRSPAS from the coding sequence ATGAAAAAACTAATTCTGTGTCTGCTGCTCTGTCCCGTTACCCTGCTGGCGCAATCGCTCCGGGTGGCGGTGGCGGCCAATGCGCAGTTTGTGATGGAGCAACTGAAGACGGCCTATAAGAAAAAAACAGGAATTGAACTGGAAACGATTGTCAACTCGTCCGGTAAACTCACCACCCAGATCCAGCAGGGAGCGCCCTACGATGTATTCCTGTCGGCGGATATGCAGTACCCGGAAACACTGCACAAAGCAGGCTTAACGGTCGACGCTCCGGTAGTCTATGCTTACGGGTCGCTGGTGCTGTGGACAACGAGCGAACTGCCAATCAAAGCTGATTTAAAGGCCTTAACGGATGCGTCTGTCCGGCACGTGGCTATTGCCAATCCGAGTACGGCACCCTATGGCGAAGCGGCCATTGCCTATCTGACCCATAAAAAGCTGTTGGATAAAGTAAAGCCCAAACTAGTCTACGGTGAGAGCATCGCGCAGGTCAATCAATACGTCTTATCGGGTGCAGCCGAGGTAGGATTTACAGCCAAATCGGTGGTACTTGACCCCAGCCTGAATAAGAAAGGCCACTGGGTCGATTTGCCGCAAACGGGCTATTCGCCTATTGCACAGGGAGTGGTGATTTTAAAACGAACGAGTCAGGAAAAAGCCGCCCGGCAGTTCGTTGCGTTTTTGCGTAGTCCGGATGCCCGCCGTATTTTGCAGCAGTTTGGCTACCGTTCACCCGCTTCCTGA
- a CDS encoding oxidoreductase molybdopterin binding protein (PFAM: oxidoreductase molybdopterin binding~KEGG: cak:Caul_2730 hypothetical protein) encodes MGQQTSRRSIWWGGIALLALVGLATVRAQAQPVLTVSGQVTKPLTLQAADLKAMPHSDVSAKDKDGATHRYSGVSLFDLLKQAGTTLGGELRGKNLTKYVLVKAGDGYEVVFALPELDPEFASRVILLADSVDGKPLAPGIGPYRVIVPDEKKPARWIRDVKSIEVKAAN; translated from the coding sequence ATGGGTCAGCAGACATCACGCAGGTCTATTTGGTGGGGCGGTATAGCCCTGCTTGCATTGGTAGGTCTGGCAACTGTCAGAGCACAAGCGCAACCCGTTCTGACCGTCTCCGGTCAGGTAACGAAACCGCTGACCTTACAAGCTGCTGACCTGAAGGCAATGCCGCATTCGGACGTTTCGGCAAAAGATAAGGACGGTGCTACACATCGCTATTCGGGCGTTTCGCTGTTCGACCTGCTCAAACAGGCCGGAACAACGTTGGGAGGGGAGCTGCGGGGTAAAAACCTGACGAAATACGTTCTTGTAAAAGCTGGTGATGGCTACGAAGTCGTCTTCGCCCTGCCCGAACTCGATCCTGAATTTGCCTCCCGGGTTATTTTACTGGCCGACAGCGTCGATGGAAAACCATTGGCGCCGGGTATTGGGCCGTATCGGGTCATCGTCCCCGATGAGAAAAAGCCCGCCCGCTGGATTCGGGATGTGAAATCAATTGAGGTAAAGGCCGCCAACTAA
- a CDS encoding PAS/PAC sensor signal transduction histidine kinase (PFAM: ATP-binding region ATPase domain protein; histidine kinase HAMP region domain protein~SMART: ATP-binding region ATPase domain protein; PAS domain containing protein~KEGG: sdn:Sden_2846 ATP-binding region, ATPase-like protein), whose translation MKLPLRTRYLIYITLLHLVLVGLVGWELRENKLLFIASEVLILISGYVATRIYRAFQQPSEFIASGIEAIRDKDFTVKFVPTGNQEVDELITVYNLMIDQLRQERTRQVEQQFFLNKLVEAAPIAILIFDFDGNIASINPRASQLLSVLPDQVVGKPLTDIGFSLLAQMADLEDGQSRVMKPNGIETFKVLRSNFMDRGFRRSFLIIEELTPEILASERKSYSKVIRMMAHEVNNSIGAVNSILDVTTSYVNEPDVKHAITVAIERNNRLNRFMSRFAEVVRLPQPQKRSVDVNELVRNVVQLLQHQASGKGVVLTALSTAVNRQLIDTEQMEQVLINVIKNALDACEAGQHVEVIDTPAYLLIRDDGQPIPDDVAPNLFNPFYSTKPEGQGIGLTLTREILLSHQFPFSLKTNETGWTEFRIEFM comes from the coding sequence ATGAAGCTACCCCTGCGAACGCGTTACCTGATTTACATCACCCTGCTGCACCTCGTGCTCGTGGGGCTGGTTGGCTGGGAGCTGCGCGAAAATAAACTCCTGTTCATTGCGTCGGAAGTCCTGATTCTTATTTCGGGGTATGTGGCAACGCGCATCTACCGGGCGTTTCAGCAACCGTCCGAGTTCATTGCATCTGGGATCGAGGCTATCCGGGATAAAGATTTTACGGTCAAATTTGTGCCGACGGGTAATCAGGAAGTCGATGAACTCATCACTGTATACAACCTCATGATCGACCAGCTGCGGCAGGAGCGCACACGGCAGGTAGAGCAGCAGTTCTTCCTTAATAAACTCGTAGAAGCGGCCCCGATTGCCATACTAATCTTCGATTTTGATGGAAATATTGCGTCCATCAACCCCCGGGCCAGCCAGCTGTTATCGGTTCTGCCCGATCAGGTAGTTGGAAAACCGCTTACCGATATTGGATTTTCTTTGCTGGCCCAGATGGCCGATCTGGAAGACGGTCAATCGCGGGTGATGAAGCCGAACGGCATTGAAACATTTAAAGTACTCCGGTCCAACTTCATGGATCGCGGCTTCCGGCGGTCGTTTTTGATCATTGAAGAGCTGACGCCCGAAATTCTGGCAAGCGAGCGGAAATCGTACAGCAAAGTGATTCGGATGATGGCGCATGAGGTAAACAACTCCATCGGAGCCGTCAACTCCATCCTCGACGTGACCACCTCTTACGTCAACGAACCGGATGTAAAGCACGCGATAACGGTCGCTATTGAGCGGAACAACCGCCTGAATCGCTTCATGAGTCGATTTGCCGAGGTTGTCCGGTTGCCCCAGCCACAAAAACGGTCCGTCGATGTGAATGAACTGGTGCGTAATGTCGTACAATTACTACAGCATCAGGCGTCGGGTAAGGGTGTCGTATTGACGGCTTTGTCTACTGCGGTAAACAGGCAGCTTATTGACACCGAGCAGATGGAGCAGGTGCTGATCAACGTCATCAAAAACGCCCTCGATGCCTGCGAGGCCGGGCAGCATGTTGAGGTTATCGATACCCCCGCTTATCTCCTGATTCGCGACGACGGGCAACCTATTCCCGATGACGTAGCGCCCAATCTATTCAACCCGTTCTACAGTACGAAGCCCGAAGGTCAGGGCATCGGACTTACACTCACCCGGGAAATCCTTCTCAGTCATCAGTTTCCCTTCTCGCTCAAAACTAACGAGACTGGCTGGACCGAATTCCGGATTGAGTTTATGTAA
- a CDS encoding two component, sigma54 specific, transcriptional regulator, Fis family (PFAM: sigma-54 factor interaction domain-containing protein; helix-turn-helix Fis-type; response regulator receiver; ATPase associated with various cellular activities AAA_5~SMART: response regulator receiver; AAA ATPase~KEGG: mxa:MXAN_7143 sigma-54 dependent DNA-binding response regulator), protein MLLIIDDDIAIQTSLSLLFRKEGFAVRVADGPFETFEMLEKETPELILLDMNFSVSTTGDDGLRLLRRLRERIPLVPVILITGWGSIDLAVEGMKAGAKDFITKPWQNDHLVQSVRTALNLAQTAPSSPNRRKLDQQFRFDNIVGEDPNLLDILTTIGRVAPTDAPVLITGESGTGKELVAEAIHQNSRRHRQPFVKVNLGGISATLFESELFGHVRGAFTDAKTDRVGRFELANKGTIFLDEIGDLDPASQVKLLRVLQDRTFEPLGSSKSRTVDVRVICATNRNLEDMVSKGQFREDLFYRINLISVRLPALRERPGDIPLLVTYFVNNLKMIYGRPDLRVSPTAQKWLKNLALPGNIRQLKNVVERTVLLSANDELQPDDFERNLTAGAVLQPQRAMPDVGTMTLEEMEYQMIQRAMAFHQNRVAKVARALGITRFALYRRLEKFGIPYTTEE, encoded by the coding sequence ATGCTCCTCATCATAGACGACGATATCGCCATTCAGACCTCACTTTCCCTGCTTTTCAGGAAGGAAGGATTCGCCGTTCGCGTGGCCGACGGGCCTTTCGAGACGTTTGAGATGCTGGAGAAGGAAACGCCAGAGCTGATTTTGCTCGATATGAACTTCTCGGTGTCGACAACGGGCGATGATGGACTTCGGCTGTTGCGTCGGCTTCGGGAACGGATACCCCTGGTACCGGTCATTCTGATAACGGGCTGGGGGAGTATCGACCTGGCCGTGGAGGGCATGAAAGCAGGAGCAAAAGATTTTATTACCAAACCCTGGCAGAACGATCATCTGGTGCAATCAGTGCGAACGGCGTTGAACCTGGCACAGACAGCACCTTCGTCTCCCAATCGCCGGAAGCTTGATCAGCAGTTTCGCTTTGATAACATCGTGGGTGAAGACCCCAACCTACTCGACATCCTGACGACTATCGGGCGGGTGGCACCCACCGATGCGCCCGTGCTCATTACCGGCGAAAGCGGTACCGGTAAAGAACTCGTCGCCGAAGCCATTCACCAGAACAGCCGACGCCACCGCCAGCCGTTTGTAAAAGTGAATCTGGGCGGCATATCGGCAACGCTGTTCGAAAGTGAACTGTTCGGGCATGTGCGCGGGGCGTTTACCGACGCCAAAACTGACCGGGTGGGTCGTTTCGAACTGGCAAACAAGGGGACCATTTTTCTGGACGAAATCGGCGACCTCGACCCAGCCAGTCAGGTAAAGCTCCTGCGGGTGTTGCAGGATCGCACCTTTGAGCCACTGGGCAGCAGTAAATCCCGCACCGTCGATGTGCGGGTTATCTGCGCCACCAACCGAAATTTGGAGGATATGGTTAGTAAGGGCCAGTTCCGGGAAGATCTGTTTTACCGGATCAATCTGATTTCGGTTCGGCTCCCCGCCCTGCGCGAACGTCCTGGCGACATACCGCTGTTGGTGACCTATTTTGTCAATAACCTGAAAATGATCTATGGCCGTCCTGATTTGCGGGTAAGCCCGACGGCCCAGAAATGGCTAAAAAATCTGGCATTGCCGGGAAATATCCGTCAGCTGAAAAACGTAGTTGAACGCACCGTTCTCCTGTCGGCCAATGATGAGCTACAGCCGGACGATTTCGAGCGAAATCTAACGGCGGGTGCCGTGCTCCAACCCCAGCGGGCTATGCCCGACGTAGGCACCATGACACTGGAAGAAATGGAATACCAGATGATTCAGCGGGCTATGGCGTTTCACCAGAACCGCGTAGCGAAAGTGGCGCGGGCGCTGGGCATCACCCGTTTTGCACTCTACCGCCGATTGGAGAAATTTGGCATTCCTTACACCACGGAGGAATGA